The following DNA comes from Terriglobales bacterium.
AAAAACCATGCATCATTCGAACTGAACAGGATGCGCTGGCACTCGCCCGCAGGTATTCAAACGCAGGCAAACGTCAATTTTGCGAATTCAAGCTTTGGGAATGACGACGTGAAGGATACCTGGGGCATCGCCAAGCTCAACACATTCATTACAAACACACTGGCGAATGAAGCCCGGTTTCAATACGGTCGAGATTTCGAATTCGAGCACCCGCAACCCGCAAATGCCTATGAACAGGCACATCTGCTGCATCCAACGGGCTATACCAATCCATTAGGAATTCCGCCGAACGTATTCTTCAGTTTCAATTCGTTCAATTTTGGAACCGCGACTTTCCTCGATCGTGCCGCATTCCCCGATGAACGACGCACTCAATTTGCCGACACAATTACCTGGTCTCACGGTAATCACAATCTAAAGTTTGGCGGAGACATTCTGCGCACCGATGATTTAAGCCAAAATCTCAGATTGCAATTTGGCGAATTCTTGTACACAAGCTTTGAAAACTATGTCTCTGACCTCACAACGCCGAACCGTTGCGGCGCAGCGCATACCCTGCCCTGCTACAGCAACTACCAGCAAGGATTCGGACCGTTGGGACTTGAGTTCCAGAACAGCGATATCGGCTTGTTTGCCCAGGATGATTGGAAGATTCTTCCGCGGCTTACTCTAAACCTCGGCCTGCGCTGGGATTACGAAACTATGCCTGATCCCAAGTTCCCCAACACCCTCGTACCGCAAAGCACCGCTTTACCGTCTGACAAGAACAACTTGGGACCGCGCGTTGGTTTCGCATATGACCTCTCCGGCAACGGTACTTCCGTTGTACGAGGCGGCTATGGCATCTTCTTTGGCCGAATCATTAATTCGACCATCTACAATGCATTGATCAACACTGGCAATCCCTCCGGCCAGGCATCGTTTACGTTTAATGGAACGAGTAACACGACTCCTGGCGCACCTCCGTTCCCCCAGATCCTCACATCACTTCCGACTGGCGCAACGACTGCCAAACCTAATGTTGTTTTCCTCGACAAACATTTCCAGGCTCCTCAAATCCACGAGGCCGATCTCACGTTCCAGCACGATTTAGGACATAACAATGTTGTCTCGCTTAGCTGGTTGGGGAGTTATTCGCGCGAGCTACCTGGTTTTGTCGACAGCAATATTGCTCCTGCTACTTCTACAATCCGCTACACGATTCAACCGGGCGGTCCTCTACCGGCAGGCACTGTCGTAAGTATGCCGCTCTATACCGCGCGTCTGAATTCAGCGTTCGGCTCCATGACTGACGTCTTCAGTGGGCTGAATGGTTCTTACAATGCGCTTGCTGCGCAATTCACGCATCGCATGACCAAGAACGTCGAGTTCAATGCGAACTACACATGGGCGCATGCGATTGACTACAACCAAAACGAATCCACGTTCAGTGACACTAACGACCTTTTTGATCCATACAATCTCAGTCTGGAAAAGGGAAACTCGATCTACGATGTGCCCAACCGCTTTGTGTTTAACGCGGTGGCGCAAACGCCTTGGAGATTAGATGGCTGGAAAGGAATACTCAGCAATGGATGGGAGATTGCGCCGCTCGTCCAGATTCAGGACGGTCTTCCCTACTCACTGACCACCTCGGGCGGTGCTCCAAGTGGAACCGGCGCACTACTGAGCAGCACCATCAACGGCTCAGGAGGGCGCTCCGGATTGCCCATTCTTCAACGCAACAGTTTCCGGTTCCCGGGAACGCAAGTTGTGGATCTTCGCATTTCCAAACATTTTGCTTTCCACGATCGCTATAGCCTTGAATTGTTGGGCGAAGCATTCAATCTGCTCAATCACTTCAACGCTACCGGAATTACTACGCTGGGTTACAAAACGGGTGGAACGGCGGCGGCTCCGATACTGACTCCAAACGTGGACAACACAGGTACTCTGTTGTTCGGCCAAGTTACAAATGCCAACAGTAATTTCGCCTACTCGCCGAGACAGGTGCAGTTGGGAGTTCGACTGATGTTTTAGAAGACCTTTATTAAGTTCAAGGCGGCAGCCGAAAGGCTGCCGCTTTTTTGGGCCGAAGACTCCGTGACCTCAGGTTTAAACCTTCGTGACCTTCGTGTTCGCTCTTCTAACGTCGGCGGTAGTGAATCACAAACTCGTAAGGCGGAACGGGAGGAAAGAGCTCTGCGATTTTTCGCAAGCGCTCAGCGAGAGAGCCCGGCACGAGGAGCGGGTAATCACGTTCGCGCAGGTCGTAGTAGTCAACATCGACTGCTAGCGACAGAAGATAGACGGCAATCGCGTCTGCGAACGTCGTGTTCAGATATTCATTGCGGGCCTTTTCGCGATCGCCGGAGTGTCCTGTTGCTAACTTTCGGAGTTCGAAGGCGTCCATGCTGCTTTCTCCGCGGACATTCGCTTCGGCTTGCTTCCAAACAATCGCCGCGAATTCTTCCGAAACGCCGGCCTTCTCAACAAACGCATGGCCTACATTGATGAAGAACTCGAAAGCAACGGAGAACTTGTCTTCCATTACGCGCGTCGAGATGAAGACGCACTGTGAGTTGCCGACGTTGTAGTTACGATGGCATACGGCGCGGTCGCTCAGCTCGGTTTCGTAGCGCTCGGCAATACGGGTTTCGTCGCCTTCGCCGACCGTGAGCGGGACGAAGTAATACGCTTTGCGCTGCAAGGCGGCGGCGATCGCCGGCGGCACGGCTCCGATCACGCGCTCCAGGTCCTCGCGCGAGATGGTGTTCTCGCCAAACATCGTGTAGCAGATGCCGTTAGCCGCTTGCGCGACTTTGGCGCTGCGCACGACGTCGGCAGCCGGACGAGTCTCCACGTTGGCGGTCTGGGACATTGAGCAGATTCTATCAGCCGCCGCTCACTCCCACAGTGACGGCTGTCGGCTGGACTTGGCTTTGTCTGTCATTCCGAACGCCTGGTTTTGGCGGAGGAATCCCTACGGACGCTCATGAACGTCGGTTTGTCTTGGCCATAGGGATTCCTCTCTCCTGCTCACGCAAACGACACGCGCGAGCATCCGCTCGGAATGACAGAACAAAGCCGTCGCACCTGTTACTATTCTCCCCGCACTCCATCGAGTGCGGCGAGTGCGCGTCCACAGGCAGGCGCGAACCCCATACATTTCATCATTTCATTGGAGGTCACAACGTGAAGGTTGCGACACGCTGTTGTCTTTGTGTGCTTTTACTTCTGCCTCTCTATTCGTTTTCGCAAGCGCAGGAAAAAGTCGATCTCGACATGGTCACGAAAATCCGGTACGAGGGATTCCGTAATTCGCATATCCGCGAGATCGCCGAGGGATTGCTGGAGCAGATCGGCCCGCGTCTCACCGGCTCTCCTAACATGAAACGCGCGAATGACTGGACTCGCGACGAGCTCACGAAGTTCGGTCTGGTCAATGCGCATCTGGAATCCTGGGGACCTTTCGGTCGCGGATGGTCGAATGACTACGTCAACGTCCGCATGCTCTCGCCGGATATTCAGACCTTCATCGCATATCCCAAGGCCTGGACGCCGGGCACGGATGGCGCCGTGCATGGCGACTGTGTGCGCGCCGATATCAAGACCAAGCAGGACTTTGCTAAGTACAAAGGCAAGCTGGCGGGCAAGATCGTCATCTTCGGCGACATGCCCGAAGTAAAGCCCATTGTTGAAGCTCCATACGAGCGCTATACGGACAAATCGCTCACTGATATCGCCGATTACGAAATTCCCAGTGAGAAGCCGCGCTTCAGCCCCGAAGACATACAGCGTCGGCAGCAGTTCCAGCGCGACCTGAACGCATTCTTTGCGGAAGAAAAGCCGCTTGCCGTTATCGATCACAGCCGAGGAACCGCCGGTGGCGGAACGGTTTTCGTGCAATCGGGCGGTCCTTATCAGAAGAATCAGCCACAAGCCGCTGTACCGCAGATAACGATGGCAATCGAGCAATGGGACCGCATTGCGCGTCTGCTCGAAGACAAGCAGCCTGTTCAGCTTGAGGTGAACGTCAAGAGTAATTGGTACGACGCCGACGATCAGTACGACACGCTTGCCGAGATTCCCGGAACCGACAAAAAAGATGAAGTTGTGATGCTCGGCGCTCACCTCGATTCGTGGCATAGCGGTACAGGGGCGACCGACAACGGCGCCGGGTCGATCGTAATGATGGAAGCCGTGCGAATCCTGAAGGCTTTGGATGTGAAGCCGCGGCGCACGATCCGCATCGGGCTATGGAGCGGCGAAGAAGAAGGGTTGCTCG
Coding sequences within:
- a CDS encoding TonB-dependent receptor codes for the protein MLSQISSTLSVRFADSRGYLRIFALLATSLLLCVSGLAQSTTDGAIGGTVYDANGAVVPNATVTVHNNGTNAEQRITTDASGYYRVRQLQPATYTVTVNSTGFSPYKAENVVVQVGSLTDVSPRLGVAGAAETVSVTAETPEINTSSPDFAPVVDATQVQNLPINGGRWSEFALLTPTVLNNGSGFGLISVRGVSVLLNNNTVDGADNNQAFFSEERGRTRAGYSTPKTAVQEFQVNTSNYSAEYGRAAGAVINTVTKSGTNALHGEAYFYDRDNDWGAKNPYTTVFAQTGPGQFTKTVIKPKDWRKIWGLSIGGPIIKDRLFFYFNYDQFRRNFPGVAALTNPTAFFAAPTASQLNTLSGNLGITTAAAQTLYTTAQNDFIGELGTVPRTGEQIIFLPKVDWNISSKNHASFELNRMRWHSPAGIQTQANVNFANSSFGNDDVKDTWGIAKLNTFITNTLANEARFQYGRDFEFEHPQPANAYEQAHLLHPTGYTNPLGIPPNVFFSFNSFNFGTATFLDRAAFPDERRTQFADTITWSHGNHNLKFGGDILRTDDLSQNLRLQFGEFLYTSFENYVSDLTTPNRCGAAHTLPCYSNYQQGFGPLGLEFQNSDIGLFAQDDWKILPRLTLNLGLRWDYETMPDPKFPNTLVPQSTALPSDKNNLGPRVGFAYDLSGNGTSVVRGGYGIFFGRIINSTIYNALINTGNPSGQASFTFNGTSNTTPGAPPFPQILTSLPTGATTAKPNVVFLDKHFQAPQIHEADLTFQHDLGHNNVVSLSWLGSYSRELPGFVDSNIAPATSTIRYTIQPGGPLPAGTVVSMPLYTARLNSAFGSMTDVFSGLNGSYNALAAQFTHRMTKNVEFNANYTWAHAIDYNQNESTFSDTNDLFDPYNLSLEKGNSIYDVPNRFVFNAVAQTPWRLDGWKGILSNGWEIAPLVQIQDGLPYSLTTSGGAPSGTGALLSSTINGSGGRSGLPILQRNSFRFPGTQVVDLRISKHFAFHDRYSLELLGEAFNLLNHFNATGITTLGYKTGGTAAAPILTPNVDNTGTLLFGQVTNANSNFAYSPRQVQLGVRLMF
- a CDS encoding M20/M25/M40 family metallo-hydrolase; the protein is MLLLLPLYSFSQAQEKVDLDMVTKIRYEGFRNSHIREIAEGLLEQIGPRLTGSPNMKRANDWTRDELTKFGLVNAHLESWGPFGRGWSNDYVNVRMLSPDIQTFIAYPKAWTPGTDGAVHGDCVRADIKTKQDFAKYKGKLAGKIVIFGDMPEVKPIVEAPYERYTDKSLTDIADYEIPSEKPRFSPEDIQRRQQFQRDLNAFFAEEKPLAVIDHSRGTAGGGTVFVQSGGPYQKNQPQAAVPQITMAIEQWDRIARLLEDKQPVQLEVNVKSNWYDADDQYDTLAEIPGTDKKDEVVMLGAHLDSWHSGTGATDNGAGSIVMMEAVRILKALDVKPRRTIRIGLWSGEEEGLLGSQWYVMHHFGSRPPLTGLQQGTPSLRRREAGPMTVKPEQSKVSVYFNIDNGTGKIRGVYMQGNAAVQPIFEAWMKPFKDLGMDTLTMRDTGGTDHLSFDAVGIPGFQFIQDPIEYETRTHHSNMDVYDRLQFDDLKQIAVIVADFVYNAAMRDQMFPRKPIEKELPKPPQQKEEGEGAPNSGMN